A genomic segment from Azospirillum sp. TSH58 encodes:
- a CDS encoding DeoR/GlpR family DNA-binding transcription regulator, translated as MDIMTPRQTDILALARTQGRVLVDDLAARFNVTPQTIRKDLNELCDRRLLQRVHGGAVAGSGVENLGYEARRLIAQDEKRAIGRRAAELVPDSSSLFINIGTTTEEVARALQGRSGLVVITNNINVANLLRPEPHIEVIVAGGVVRRSDGGIVGEAAIDFFNQFMADFAVIGASAIDESGALLDFDYREVRVSQAIMANARHVILVADRSKLERTAPVRIGHISQVHTFVTDALPSDRLARICRESGVRVEELFPDRAAEPEPQD; from the coding sequence ATGGACATCATGACTCCCCGTCAGACCGACATCCTGGCGCTCGCCCGCACGCAGGGGCGCGTGTTGGTCGACGATCTGGCCGCCCGCTTCAACGTCACGCCGCAGACCATCCGCAAGGACCTGAACGAGCTGTGCGACCGCCGCCTGCTCCAGCGCGTTCATGGCGGTGCCGTCGCCGGGTCGGGGGTCGAGAATCTCGGCTACGAGGCGCGGCGGCTGATCGCCCAGGACGAGAAGCGGGCCATCGGCCGCCGCGCGGCGGAGCTGGTGCCCGACAGCTCCTCCCTCTTCATCAACATCGGCACGACGACGGAGGAGGTGGCCCGCGCCCTCCAGGGGCGGAGCGGGCTGGTGGTCATCACCAACAACATCAACGTCGCCAACCTGCTGCGCCCCGAGCCGCACATCGAGGTGATCGTGGCCGGCGGGGTGGTGCGGCGGTCGGACGGCGGCATCGTCGGCGAGGCCGCCATCGACTTCTTCAACCAGTTCATGGCCGACTTCGCGGTGATCGGCGCCTCGGCCATCGACGAGAGCGGGGCGCTGCTCGACTTCGACTACCGCGAGGTGCGGGTGTCGCAGGCGATCATGGCGAACGCCCGCCACGTCATCCTAGTCGCCGACCGGAGCAAGCTGGAGCGCACCGCCCCGGTGCGCATCGGCCACATCTCGCAGGTCCACACCTTCGTGACCGACGCCCTTCCCTCCGACCGGCTGGCCCGCATCTGCCGGGAGTCCGGCGTGCGGGTGGAGGAGCTGTTCCCCGACCGCGCGGCGGAACCGGAACCCCAGGACTGA
- a CDS encoding ABC transporter substrate-binding protein, which yields MARRCALLLAGVLTAFSALPAAGATVTLACSGLGISFDLCRDGAQEWARRSGNEVRFVSPPKGASEQLALYQQLLAAGSPDIDVFQIDVVWPGILGNYFIDLKDRAGPDIVRRHLPAMIEAATVKGRLVAMPWFADAGVLYARKDLLEAHERPVPQTWEELQDTAALIQRAERAAGRDRMWGYVWQGRAYEGLTVNALEWVASRNGGTIVDPDGAITIDNPRAAEALAMARGWVGSISPPGVLNYMEEEARGVFQSGNAVFMRNWPYAWTLVNAADSAVGGKVAVVPLPKGGPDGRHTSTLGGQLLAVSKFSAHADEAADLALHLTGVVEQKRRAIHGASNPTIPALYEDAEVVAANPFFAALADSIANAVNRPAQATGMRYNQVSAEFYANVHEVLTGRRDAKAMLPDLTEALVRISRGGRW from the coding sequence ATGGCGCGGCGGTGCGCGTTGCTCTTGGCTGGGGTGCTGACGGCCTTTTCGGCGCTGCCCGCCGCCGGGGCGACGGTGACTCTGGCCTGCAGCGGGCTCGGCATCAGCTTCGACCTGTGCCGCGACGGCGCGCAGGAGTGGGCGCGGCGCAGCGGGAACGAGGTCCGCTTCGTCTCCCCGCCCAAGGGGGCGAGCGAGCAGCTGGCGCTCTACCAGCAGCTTCTCGCCGCCGGCTCGCCGGACATCGACGTCTTCCAGATCGACGTGGTCTGGCCGGGCATCCTCGGAAACTACTTCATCGATCTGAAGGACCGCGCCGGGCCGGACATCGTCCGCCGGCATCTTCCGGCGATGATCGAAGCCGCGACGGTGAAGGGTCGGCTGGTCGCGATGCCCTGGTTCGCGGACGCCGGGGTCCTCTATGCCCGCAAGGATCTGCTGGAGGCCCACGAGCGCCCGGTGCCGCAGACCTGGGAGGAGCTTCAGGACACCGCCGCCCTGATCCAGCGGGCGGAACGCGCCGCCGGGCGCGACCGCATGTGGGGCTATGTCTGGCAGGGCCGCGCCTATGAGGGGCTCACCGTCAACGCGCTGGAATGGGTCGCCAGCCGCAACGGCGGCACCATCGTGGACCCGGACGGCGCCATCACCATCGACAACCCGCGCGCCGCCGAGGCGCTGGCCATGGCCCGCGGCTGGGTCGGCTCGATCAGCCCGCCCGGCGTGCTGAACTACATGGAGGAAGAGGCGCGCGGCGTCTTCCAGTCCGGCAACGCTGTCTTCATGCGCAACTGGCCCTACGCCTGGACACTGGTCAACGCGGCGGACAGCGCGGTCGGCGGCAAGGTCGCCGTGGTGCCGCTGCCCAAGGGCGGGCCGGACGGGCGCCACACGTCCACGCTGGGCGGGCAGTTGCTGGCGGTCAGCAAATTCTCCGCCCATGCGGACGAGGCCGCTGACCTGGCGCTGCACCTGACCGGTGTGGTCGAGCAGAAGCGCCGGGCGATCCACGGCGCCTCCAACCCGACCATTCCCGCGCTCTACGAGGATGCCGAGGTGGTGGCCGCCAACCCCTTCTTCGCGGCGTTGGCCGACTCCATCGCCAACGCGGTCAACCGCCCGGCCCAGGCGACGGGCATGCGCTACAATCAGGTGTCCGCGGAGTTCTACGCCAACGTCCATGAGGTGCTGACCGGACGCCGCGACGCCAAGGCGATGCTGCCGGACCTGACGGAGGCTCTCGTCCGCATCAGCCGGGGAGGGCGCTGGTGA
- a CDS encoding AAA family ATPase: protein MAHEMSGEELRRYREQRGMNQQALVGWLNERLNRRYDRAKISRWETGAERIPQIVAGALKTATEPVGIPAAAAVRAAPVVFCAANQKGGVAKTTTCVNVAWLLAMSGRRVLLIDCDPQANATVHLGVDPHERELAKATLTHALKASRPMKEFMTPVCDGAFDLLPSSISLAATDRELLRQPNGTLILRAKIAQLAGQYDFVVLDCPPHLGELTVSVLNAADQLLIPTQTEMLSMMGIPQLFETIAGVRELVNPRLQILGVLPTMYSPRRLQDETVMKELRELAAAEQLRLFSPVKRAADYSKSVMAGRPGLAYNPNSAGAESYREIADSLLALAGEEMRHGA, encoded by the coding sequence GTGGCCCATGAGATGAGCGGCGAGGAGCTGCGCCGCTACCGCGAGCAGCGCGGCATGAACCAGCAGGCTCTCGTCGGCTGGCTGAACGAACGGCTGAACCGGCGCTACGACCGCGCCAAGATCTCCCGTTGGGAAACCGGGGCGGAGCGGATTCCGCAGATCGTCGCGGGCGCCCTGAAGACCGCGACGGAGCCGGTGGGAATCCCCGCGGCGGCGGCGGTGCGGGCGGCCCCGGTGGTGTTCTGCGCCGCCAACCAGAAGGGCGGGGTCGCCAAGACGACCACCTGCGTCAATGTCGCGTGGCTGCTCGCCATGTCGGGGCGGCGCGTGCTGCTGATCGACTGCGACCCGCAGGCCAACGCCACCGTGCATCTGGGCGTCGATCCGCACGAGCGGGAGCTGGCCAAGGCGACCCTGACCCACGCGCTGAAGGCCAGCCGCCCGATGAAGGAGTTCATGACTCCGGTCTGCGACGGGGCGTTCGATCTGCTGCCCTCCTCCATCTCGCTGGCAGCGACCGACCGGGAGCTGCTGCGCCAGCCCAACGGCACGCTGATCCTGCGCGCCAAGATCGCGCAGCTCGCCGGCCAGTACGACTTCGTGGTTCTGGACTGCCCGCCGCATCTGGGCGAGCTGACCGTCTCGGTGCTGAACGCCGCCGACCAGCTGCTGATTCCGACCCAGACGGAGATGCTGTCGATGATGGGCATCCCGCAGCTGTTCGAGACCATCGCCGGCGTGCGCGAGCTGGTGAATCCGCGCCTGCAGATCCTCGGCGTCCTGCCGACCATGTACAGCCCGCGCCGCCTCCAGGACGAGACGGTGATGAAGGAGCTGCGCGAGCTTGCCGCGGCGGAGCAGCTCCGCCTCTTCTCGCCGGTCAAGCGGGCCGCCGACTATTCCAAGAGCGTGATGGCCGGGCGCCCCGGCCTCGCCTACAACCCGAACTCCGCGGGCGCGGAGAGCTACCGCGAGATCGCGGACTCCCTGCTCGCCCTCGCCGGGGAGGAGATGCGCCATGGCGCGTAA
- a CDS encoding class I SAM-dependent methyltransferase, whose protein sequence is MDADSIRAAYRRYARFYDPVFGNLLASGRHAAVKWINRRGGLRVLEVGVGTGISLSDYRKDNRVVGIDLSSEMLRVAQDRVDRERLENVEGLLEMDAGKLGFADGSFDLVVAMYVMTVVPDPQGTMNELERVCRPGGDILIVNHFAADKPGIRRSVENWMAPFSKKLGWRPDFTLDTLMSGSRLKVEELQTVPPFGLFSLLHCRRDAVTPA, encoded by the coding sequence ATGGACGCCGACTCCATCCGCGCCGCCTACCGGCGCTACGCGCGCTTCTACGACCCCGTCTTCGGGAACCTGCTGGCGTCCGGCCGGCACGCCGCCGTGAAGTGGATCAACCGGCGGGGCGGCTTGCGCGTTCTGGAGGTGGGCGTCGGCACCGGCATCTCCCTGTCCGACTACCGCAAGGACAACCGCGTGGTCGGCATCGACCTGTCCTCCGAGATGCTGCGCGTCGCCCAGGACCGGGTGGACCGCGAGCGGCTGGAGAATGTGGAAGGGCTGCTGGAGATGGACGCCGGCAAGCTGGGCTTCGCCGACGGCAGCTTCGACCTCGTGGTCGCCATGTATGTGATGACGGTGGTCCCCGACCCGCAGGGCACCATGAACGAGCTGGAGCGCGTCTGCCGTCCCGGCGGCGACATCCTGATCGTCAACCACTTCGCCGCCGACAAGCCGGGCATCCGCCGCTCGGTGGAGAACTGGATGGCGCCCTTCTCCAAGAAGCTGGGCTGGCGTCCCGACTTCACGCTGGACACGCTGATGTCCGGCTCCCGCCTGAAGGTGGAGGAGTTGCAGACCGTGCCGCCCTTCGGCCTGTTCAGCCTGCTGCACTGCCGCCGCGACGCCGTCACGCCCGCCTGA
- a CDS encoding carbohydrate ABC transporter permease: MGLKRTVGRIAFALLVLGIVVWAVFPFVWAIVTSLKVGSALFTVEAWPSQPSLANYAAIFREQPFGRNILNSLLAASAVVALSLGLAVLAAYALGRVRFRGRGLLLFVVLGVSMFPQVAVLSGLFELVRWLGLYNRIGSLVLSYLIFTLPFTVWVLTTFMRELPKELEEAAMVDGAGPFVIVTRVFLPLMGPALAATGLLAFIAAWNEFLFALTFTLTDDARTVPVAIALMSGASQYELPWGQIMAASVVVTVPLIGLVLLFQRRIVSGLTAGAVKG, from the coding sequence ATGGGCCTGAAACGCACCGTGGGCCGCATCGCCTTCGCCCTTCTGGTCCTGGGGATCGTCGTCTGGGCGGTGTTTCCCTTCGTCTGGGCCATCGTCACATCGCTGAAGGTGGGCAGCGCGCTGTTCACGGTGGAGGCCTGGCCGTCGCAGCCCTCGCTGGCGAACTACGCGGCGATCTTCCGGGAGCAGCCCTTCGGGCGGAACATCCTGAACTCCCTGCTGGCCGCTTCGGCGGTGGTCGCGCTGTCGCTCGGGCTGGCGGTGCTGGCCGCCTACGCGCTGGGACGGGTGCGCTTCCGCGGGCGGGGGCTGCTGCTGTTCGTGGTGCTGGGCGTGTCGATGTTCCCGCAGGTCGCCGTGCTGTCGGGCCTGTTCGAGCTGGTGCGCTGGCTTGGCCTCTACAACCGGATCGGCTCGCTGGTGCTGTCCTACCTGATCTTCACGCTGCCCTTCACCGTCTGGGTGCTGACCACCTTCATGCGCGAATTGCCGAAGGAGCTGGAGGAGGCCGCCATGGTGGACGGCGCCGGCCCCTTCGTGATCGTGACGCGGGTGTTCCTGCCGCTGATGGGGCCGGCGCTGGCGGCGACCGGGCTGCTGGCCTTCATCGCCGCCTGGAACGAATTCCTGTTCGCCCTGACCTTCACCCTGACCGACGACGCGCGCACCGTGCCGGTGGCGATCGCGCTGATGTCGGGGGCCAGCCAGTACGAGCTGCCCTGGGGCCAGATCATGGCGGCGTCGGTGGTGGTGACGGTGCCGCTGATCGGGCTGGTGCTGCTGTTCCAGCGGCGGATCGTCTCCGGCCTCACGGCCGGTGCTGTGAAGGGTTAG
- a CDS encoding beta-ketoacyl-ACP reductase, with amino-acid sequence MSQKIALVTGAMGGLGTAICQALAKDGYIVAANCLPNFEPAAAWLGQQEALGFKFYVAEGDVSDFESCKAMVAKIEADLGPVDILVNNAGITRDKFFAKMEKAQWDAVIATNLSSLFNVTQQVSPKMAERGWGRIINISSVNGVKGQAGQTNYSAAKAGVIGFTKALAAELATKGVTVNAIAPGYIGTDMVMAIREDIRQAITDSVPMKRLGRPDEIGGAVSYLASEIAGYVTGSTLNINGGLNYQ; translated from the coding sequence ATGTCTCAGAAGATCGCGCTCGTCACCGGTGCCATGGGCGGTCTCGGCACCGCCATCTGCCAGGCCCTGGCCAAGGACGGTTACATCGTGGCGGCGAACTGCCTGCCGAACTTCGAGCCGGCCGCCGCCTGGCTGGGCCAGCAGGAAGCTCTCGGCTTCAAGTTCTACGTGGCCGAAGGCGACGTTTCCGACTTCGAAAGCTGCAAGGCGATGGTCGCCAAGATCGAGGCCGACCTGGGTCCGGTGGACATCCTGGTGAACAACGCCGGCATCACGCGCGACAAGTTCTTCGCGAAGATGGAGAAGGCGCAGTGGGATGCGGTCATCGCCACCAACCTGAGCAGCCTGTTCAACGTCACCCAGCAGGTGTCGCCGAAGATGGCCGAGCGCGGCTGGGGCCGCATCATCAACATCTCCTCGGTGAACGGCGTTAAGGGCCAGGCCGGCCAGACCAACTATTCGGCCGCCAAGGCCGGCGTGATCGGCTTCACCAAGGCGCTGGCCGCCGAGCTGGCGACCAAGGGCGTCACCGTCAACGCCATCGCCCCGGGCTACATCGGCACCGACATGGTCATGGCCATCCGCGAGGACATCCGCCAGGCGATCACCGACAGCGTTCCGATGAAGCGCCTGGGCCGTCCGGACGAGATCGGCGGCGCGGTGTCCTACCTCGCCTCGGAGATCGCCGGCTACGTCACCGGCTCGACCCTGAACATCAACGGCGGCCTGAACTACCAGTAA
- a CDS encoding acyltransferase has translation MPIKHTLPGDGQARHRSGTDYVYGIDMVRFAAALLVTGFHLTWRDPAVADVMWSGWAGVQVFFVVSGFVIANSANNATPIAFIRSRLLRLYPAAWVCSILCLVALVLMPGPDPDLARRFIASFTLAPAGPYIASAYWTLPVEIAFYAAVFLLLLSGNFHRLPQFALALTAASSAYLGVYSLHVFGVVSLPFLEFEYGMLNMTLLRHGVFFALGIFLWLWSRGKLTRTGMAAALLALIAAPLEITARSVEFVERSPVPLNLADLWMNPLLIWGASLLAIVASARWRAEIATLPPAILSLLRVVGLATYPLYLLHEVIGASAKALAMQAGASSMAGAVTGGALSIAVALLVAAVLEPAVRDRLRRLLDIPQAAFSARPAFSTFYRSGGTV, from the coding sequence ATGCCGATAAAGCACACTCTGCCGGGGGACGGGCAGGCCCGTCACAGGTCCGGGACCGACTACGTCTACGGGATCGACATGGTGCGGTTCGCCGCGGCTTTGCTGGTCACCGGCTTTCACCTGACCTGGCGCGACCCGGCGGTCGCCGACGTCATGTGGTCCGGCTGGGCCGGGGTGCAGGTCTTCTTCGTGGTGTCGGGCTTCGTCATCGCGAATTCGGCCAACAACGCCACCCCGATCGCCTTCATCCGGTCGCGTCTGCTGCGCCTCTATCCGGCGGCCTGGGTCTGCTCCATCCTGTGCCTCGTCGCCCTTGTGCTGATGCCCGGCCCCGACCCGGATCTGGCGCGTCGCTTCATCGCCTCCTTCACGCTGGCCCCGGCCGGCCCCTACATCGCGTCGGCCTATTGGACGCTGCCGGTCGAGATCGCCTTCTACGCCGCGGTGTTCCTGCTGCTGCTCAGCGGCAACTTCCACCGGCTGCCGCAATTCGCCCTGGCGCTGACCGCCGCCAGCTCGGCCTATCTCGGCGTCTACAGCCTGCACGTCTTCGGCGTCGTCAGCCTGCCGTTCCTGGAGTTCGAGTACGGCATGCTGAACATGACGCTGCTGCGCCACGGCGTGTTCTTCGCGCTGGGCATCTTCCTGTGGCTGTGGTCGCGCGGCAAGCTGACCCGGACGGGCATGGCCGCCGCCCTGCTGGCCCTGATCGCCGCGCCGCTGGAGATCACCGCCCGGTCGGTGGAGTTCGTGGAGCGCTCGCCCGTCCCGCTGAATCTCGCCGATCTGTGGATGAATCCGCTGCTGATCTGGGGCGCGTCGCTTCTCGCCATCGTCGCCTCGGCGCGCTGGCGGGCGGAGATCGCCACGCTGCCGCCGGCCATCCTGTCCCTGCTGCGCGTGGTCGGGCTGGCCACCTACCCGCTCTACCTGCTGCACGAGGTGATCGGCGCCTCGGCCAAGGCGCTGGCGATGCAGGCCGGGGCCTCCTCCATGGCCGGGGCGGTGACGGGCGGCGCCCTGTCCATCGCCGTGGCCCTGCTGGTCGCCGCGGTCCTGGAGCCGGCGGTGCGCGACCGGCTGCGCCGTCTGCTCGACATCCCGCAGGCCGCCTTCTCGGCCCGCCCCGCCTTCAGCACCTTCTACCGCTCCGGCGGAACCGTGTGA
- a CDS encoding ABC transporter ATP-binding protein, whose protein sequence is MAEVTLRGVRKSFGRIEVIHGVDLEVADGEFVAFVGPSGCGKSTLLRLIAGLEEPSGGDLSIGGQRVNDRPPAARGIAMVFQSYALYPHMTAYDNMAFGLTLSRTDKRTIAERVRAAARLLQIEDLLDRKPRDLSGGQRQRVAIGRAIVREPQVFLFDEPLSNLDAGLRVQMRLEIAKLKEDLRATMIYVTHDQVEAMTLADRIVVLNAGRVEQAGTPLELYHRPRNRFVAGFIGSPAMNFLDVVSEGRVDGSVRVWLPGGAPLDVAVEGSAPPAGTPLTLGVRPEHVGLADGGVGLLATVLAVERLGGETHCHAALEDGQRLLVRLDGDRPVAAGERLRLNLRGETAHLFGADGQRL, encoded by the coding sequence ATGGCGGAGGTCACGCTGCGCGGGGTGCGCAAGAGCTTCGGGCGGATCGAGGTCATCCATGGCGTCGACCTAGAGGTCGCGGACGGCGAGTTCGTCGCCTTCGTCGGCCCGTCCGGCTGCGGCAAGTCCACCCTGCTGCGCCTGATCGCCGGGCTGGAGGAGCCGAGCGGCGGGGATCTGTCCATCGGCGGGCAGCGGGTGAATGACCGGCCGCCGGCGGCGCGCGGCATCGCCATGGTCTTCCAGTCCTACGCGCTCTATCCCCACATGACGGCCTACGACAACATGGCCTTCGGCCTGACCCTGTCGCGGACCGACAAGAGGACCATCGCGGAGCGGGTGCGCGCCGCCGCCCGCCTGCTTCAGATCGAGGACCTGCTCGACCGCAAGCCGCGCGACCTGTCCGGCGGCCAGCGCCAGCGCGTCGCCATCGGCCGGGCCATCGTGCGCGAGCCGCAGGTCTTCCTGTTCGACGAGCCGCTGTCCAACCTCGACGCCGGCCTGCGCGTGCAGATGCGCCTGGAGATCGCCAAGCTGAAGGAGGATCTCCGCGCCACCATGATCTATGTGACCCACGATCAGGTGGAGGCGATGACCCTGGCCGACCGCATCGTCGTGCTGAACGCCGGACGCGTGGAGCAGGCCGGCACGCCGCTGGAGCTGTACCACCGGCCGCGCAACCGGTTCGTCGCCGGTTTCATCGGGTCGCCGGCCATGAATTTCCTGGATGTCGTCTCGGAAGGGCGGGTGGACGGGTCGGTGAGGGTGTGGCTGCCCGGCGGGGCGCCGCTGGACGTCGCCGTGGAGGGTTCGGCACCCCCGGCGGGCACGCCCCTGACGCTGGGCGTGCGGCCGGAGCATGTGGGGTTGGCCGATGGCGGGGTCGGGCTGCTTGCCACCGTTCTGGCCGTGGAGCGGCTGGGCGGGGAAACCCATTGCCACGCCGCGCTGGAGGACGGGCAGCGGCTTCTGGTCCGGCTCGACGGCGACCGGCCAGTGGCGGCGGGCGAGCGCTTGCGCTTGAACCTGCGGGGCGAAACCGCGCATCTCTTCGGTGCCGACGGGCAAAGGCTCTGA
- a CDS encoding carbohydrate ABC transporter permease, translated as MLVVLAGVAGWPLVRTVFFSFTDATLATLDGFQGVGLDNYLWLMRDPVWWRAVWNTLVFTVVSVGIETALGLGIALILNAHLPGRGLLRAAVLIPWAIPTVVSAQMWGWMFHDLYGVVNAILMGLGLIAEPRAWTADPDLALPVVIAVDVWKSTPFMALLILAALQMLPRDLYEAARVDGVHPVKVFFRITLPLIRPALMVAVLFRTLDALRVFDLMYVLTGNSRSTMSMSVYARQYLIDFQDIGYGSAAATMLVLVLAAATVLAVTLGRVRVDAGR; from the coding sequence ATGCTGGTCGTTCTGGCGGGGGTGGCGGGATGGCCGCTGGTCCGCACCGTCTTCTTCTCTTTCACCGACGCGACGCTCGCCACGCTGGATGGCTTCCAGGGGGTTGGGCTGGACAACTACCTGTGGCTGATGCGCGATCCCGTCTGGTGGCGGGCGGTGTGGAACACGCTGGTCTTCACCGTGGTGTCGGTGGGGATCGAGACGGCGCTGGGGCTGGGCATCGCGCTGATCCTGAACGCGCATCTGCCGGGACGCGGGCTGCTGCGCGCCGCCGTGCTGATCCCCTGGGCGATCCCGACCGTGGTGTCGGCCCAGATGTGGGGGTGGATGTTCCACGACCTCTACGGGGTGGTGAACGCGATCCTGATGGGGCTGGGGCTGATCGCCGAGCCGAGGGCCTGGACCGCCGATCCCGATCTGGCGCTGCCGGTGGTGATCGCGGTGGATGTGTGGAAGTCCACGCCCTTCATGGCGCTGCTGATCCTGGCCGCCCTCCAGATGCTCCCCCGCGACCTCTACGAGGCGGCGCGGGTGGACGGGGTGCATCCGGTCAAGGTGTTCTTCCGCATCACCCTGCCGCTGATCCGCCCGGCGCTGATGGTGGCGGTGCTGTTCCGCACCCTGGACGCGCTGCGCGTGTTCGACCTGATGTATGTGCTGACCGGCAACAGCCGGTCCACCATGTCGATGTCGGTCTACGCCCGGCAGTATCTGATCGACTTCCAGGACATCGGCTACGGCTCCGCCGCGGCAACGATGCTGGTCCTGGTGCTGGCGGCGGCGACGGTCCTGGCGGTGACGCTGGGCCGCGTGCGCGTCGATGCGGGGAGGTGA
- a CDS encoding ParB/RepB/Spo0J family partition protein, whose product MARKLDTSNAGLFKRALSRTGSGGGSNAALFGLSGKMRHREIPLDQVEPNPDQPRRNARGADIAALAASIGERGLLQPINVREVAPDRFQIVAGERRYWAFRTLERETIPALVIDTDDVQALALIENAQRVDLHPIDLALTLAKLIGDKGLTQEQAAVLIGKSQEYVARLLGILRLPPRILEEAPDRPTVSVSLLMELAELPDEEAQFALWARAGNGLTVKDVRGAKQERKAARTAIPSAAPALRALRSNVDKIHSLRASGHALAEDQRQELRDLRDAIDALLRE is encoded by the coding sequence ATGGCGCGTAAGCTCGACACCTCCAACGCCGGCCTGTTCAAGCGGGCGCTCAGCCGCACCGGCAGCGGCGGGGGCAGCAACGCCGCCCTGTTCGGCCTGTCCGGCAAGATGCGCCACCGCGAGATTCCGCTGGATCAGGTCGAACCGAACCCCGACCAGCCGCGCCGCAACGCCCGCGGGGCCGACATCGCGGCGCTGGCCGCGTCGATCGGCGAGCGGGGCCTGCTGCAACCGATCAACGTGCGGGAGGTCGCCCCCGACCGCTTCCAGATCGTGGCGGGGGAGCGGCGCTACTGGGCCTTCCGTACGCTGGAACGGGAGACCATTCCGGCGCTGGTCATCGACACCGACGACGTGCAGGCGCTGGCCCTGATCGAGAACGCCCAGCGCGTCGACCTGCACCCCATCGACCTCGCCCTGACGCTCGCCAAGCTGATCGGCGACAAGGGGCTGACGCAGGAGCAGGCGGCCGTCCTGATCGGCAAGTCCCAGGAGTATGTGGCCCGGCTGCTGGGCATTCTGCGCCTGCCCCCCCGCATCCTGGAGGAAGCCCCCGACCGGCCCACCGTCTCCGTCTCCCTGCTGATGGAGCTGGCGGAGCTGCCCGACGAGGAGGCCCAGTTCGCGCTCTGGGCGCGGGCCGGCAACGGCCTGACCGTGAAGGACGTGCGCGGCGCCAAGCAGGAGCGCAAGGCGGCCCGCACCGCCATCCCCTCCGCGGCACCCGCCCTGCGGGCGCTGCGCAGCAACGTGGACAAGATCCACAGCCTGCGCGCGTCGGGCCATGCGCTGGCCGAGGACCAGCGGCAGGAGCTGCGCGACCTGCGGGACGCCATCGACGCCCTTTTGCGCGAGTGA